TCGACGGTGCATTCGACGACATCGCCCGGCCACATGAACTCCTGCGGGTCGCGCCCGGCGCCGACGCCTGCGGGCGTTCCCGTCGCGATGATGTCGCCGGGTTCGAGCGTCATCACGCTCGAAATGTCGGCGATCAGCTGGGGCACATTGAACAGCATGAAACGCGTGTTGCTGTTCTGCTTCTCCACCCCGTTCACGTGGGTCAGGATATTGAGATTGTGCGGATCGCCGATCTCGTCGGGCGTGACGATGCACGGGCCCATCGGGGCGAAGCTGTCCTGCCCCTTCGACACGATCCACTGCCCCGCGCGGCGGCAATCGCGCGCCGACACGTCGTTGATGACGGTGTAGCCGAACACATGGCCCAGCGCGTCGCCCTCGGCGACGTGCCGTGCGGTGCTGCCGATGATCACCGCGAGTTCGGTTTCCCAATCGAGCTGCTGCGTGACCTTCGCATTGTGGCGGATCGGATCGTTCCAAGCGACGACCGCGGTCGGCGGCTTCGAGAAGATCACCGGCTGCTGCGGCAGTTCGTTCGACGTATCGAGTGACCGCGCGGATTCAGCGACATGCTCCGTATAGTTGAGGCCGATACCGAAGATATTCTTGCGCGGCCGCGGGATCGGCGCAACCAGCGTCACATTGCCCTCGGGCAGCGAGGTGCCGATCAGGTCGGC
This window of the Sphingopyxis sp. CCNWLW2 genome carries:
- a CDS encoding fumarylacetoacetate hydrolase family protein, whose translation is MRFVTYRTVETEPRLGLLHDGLVIDVEYFGDAIGQDLPSTMLDFIDLGPIALRFLQEAVAAATTADLIGTSLPEGNVTLVAPIPRPRKNIFGIGLNYTEHVAESARSLDTSNELPQQPVIFSKPPTAVVAWNDPIRHNAKVTQQLDWETELAVIIGSTARHVAEGDALGHVFGYTVINDVSARDCRRAGQWIVSKGQDSFAPMGPCIVTPDEIGDPHNLNILTHVNGVEKQNSNTRFMLFNVPQLIADISSVMTLEPGDIIATGTPAGVGAGRDPQEFMWPGDVVECTVEGIGTLRNPIIAV